In Candidatus Poribacteria bacterium, the DNA window CCGGGATATGCTCCAATACATGGTAGAGTGTAATTGCGTCGAAATAGGCAGTTGGAAAGTTCGCATCAAAGACCTCCCCACACTGCACATCTAATTGATGTATCTCTTGCGCGAAAGTAATACCGCTCTTGGAGGGATCAACACCGTGCGGTTCCCAACCTCCTTCGCGTGCAAGATGCAGAAACGTCCCAATACCGCATCCTACATCCAAAAGTCTCCCCTTATCCTGACGGTGTTTCTCTAACTCAGATAAACGCTCCGTCATCTGTAACCATTCCATGCTATCCGTATGGATGCGTGCTACTTTATCCGGCGGATAGTAGGTCTCAATATACCCGTCTTCAAGCGTCTCACAATTGATTCTGGGGTTGACATAACGCAAGAAACACCGCTTGCAGACGACCACCGATAAGGTGTCCTTACTAAACAGTTCTTCCGTTTCATCCCCTTCACAAATTGGACAGTTGATATGTTCGAGATTGTCTACTTCCATCATCCTGTAGGAGGGATTTGTAATCCCGATTAAAAATACGGAACTCCCTGAGCCTCCACATAAACTGCGTAGAGAGACTGGCTCCCCATCATAAACAATCTGTTTCTCTTGACCCCACCGAAGCAGAGGTTTGCACAAATTTCTGGGAGATGAATTTGCCCGATACGTGTTCCGTCTGGTGCGAAGACATGCACGCCATCGTATCCATCACCAACCCATCCCGCACTCGCCCACAGGTTTCCATCGACATCACACCGAATACCGTCAGCAATACCGGGCGATGTATCACAGAACACCTCTTGTTTGCCTAACCGCTCGCCATCTATGACATCATAGACGAAGAGATGCCGCGGGGTTCCCTCTTTATGCGTAACCCCCGTATCCACGAGATAGAGTTTTTCATAGTCGGGTGAAAAGCAGATACCGTTCGGTTTTTCAAGTTCATCCGTCGCGACGGTTGCTTCTCCCGTATCAGGATTGAGACGATACACGCAGGTCGGCAACTCAAATTCGGCTACATGTCCTTCATAGTTGAGCATAATACCGTATCCGGGATCGGTAAACCAGACATGCCCATCGGGATGGACAGCGACATCATTCGGTGCGTTGAGCGGTTTCCCGTCAAAGCTATCCATCAGCACGGTAATTGTCCCGTCGTATTCAGTGCGTGTGACGCGCCGTGCCCCGTGTTCGCAACTGATGAGCCTGCCCTGCCGATCGCGGGTGTGTCCGTTGGTATAGTTCGAGGGTTTGCGATAGACGCTCACGTCGCCAGTGGATTCTTCCCATTTCAGAATCCGGTTGTTCGGAATATCGCTCCAGAGCAGATACCCACCATCGCCGAACCAAGCAGGTCCCTCCGCCCAACGCGAGCCTGTCCATAACCGTTCAACGACAGAATTCCCGATTGTATATTTCCCGAAACGGGGGTCTAATGCCTCAATTGCGGGGTCCGGATAGCGGACAATTGAATCATCCCATTTTCTTTCTGTACTCATGCAAGTCTCCTTAAACAGCAAAACACTTTCGATTTCTGCAAATAGTATATCATAAGTAGAAGAGATGTCTATAGGAAAATGTTTGCGTCTTCGTCTCCAAAGTTGTGTATGAGGATGGGTTTGGTGTTAAGGAATTCCCATAAGAGATGCAGAGGAATACATTACCTTCCTTGAAGCACAATACCATCTCTGGCCGAGCGAAACAACATTACGGACACTGGAAACCTTGCGAAAGGAGAAAGCAGAAGGCGTACGAATCATTTTCAGGAGTGAAAAATGAAAAATATCTTCACCTTACCTCTACTCAGAATTTTGAGATTTTATTTCGTATGCAGCCTCGGTCTGTGTCTCTTTCTTGGCTGTGGAGATATAGAAGATAAGGAAACAGAAGCAACGGAGCCCTTCAATTCAATCGTAACACCCAACTTACCTGTTGACAGCCTCCAAGAAACGGAACCCATCTTATTACGCGTTAAATCCATCTATAAACAACTCACCTCTCGGGAAATGCATATTCCTCTCAACTGGGAGACGGAAAAAGACCCAGTCTTACGCGCTGCATACACCCGTTTCTTGCTCAGTAGAGGGAACATAGATATTCCTCCAAACTGGCACGAGACAACGGATCCTATCTTACATGCCGAATATGAACGTGCCCAACTCATTAGACAGTTCGGGGACATACCGCAGGTTCACATTCGGGCAGATTTCCATCTGCTAAGTCCCTTAGGCGTAAAAACGGTAACACGTGAGACATTCATCGCATATTTTGAGGCACAATATTTTCTCTTCCCGAACGAAGTCAATCGGCGTGCCCTTGAAGATGCCAAGAAGCCAGAACCAATTGGGGGACTTGAGCTGGATAAACTGAGAAAAGAGGACCCT includes these proteins:
- a CDS encoding class I SAM-dependent methyltransferase, translated to MMEVDNLEHINCPICEGDETEELFSKDTLSVVVCKRCFLRYVNPRINCETLEDGYIETYYPPDKVARIHTDSMEWLQMTERLSELEKHRQDKGRLLDVGCGIGTFLHLAREGGWEPHGVDPSKSGITFAQEIHQLDVQCGEVFDANFPTAYFDAITLYHVLEHIPALNPLLSELRRILKPQTGTLVIEVPNGEGLQSRLQKAEWPYVHPRDHLYYFSARSLPKLLRKHGFQDVTLGKPRRVSPTAGIGFALRQAATAALVRFHLGTVIRVYAS
- a CDS encoding SMP-30/gluconolactonase/LRE family protein, with amino-acid sequence MSTERKWDDSIVRYPDPAIEALDPRFGKYTIGNSVVERLWTGSRWAEGPAWFGDGGYLLWSDIPNNRILKWEESTGDVSVYRKPSNYTNGHTRDRQGRLISCEHGARRVTRTEYDGTITVLMDSFDGKPLNAPNDVAVHPDGHVWFTDPGYGIMLNYEGHVAEFELPTCVYRLNPDTGEATVATDELEKPNGICFSPDYEKLYLVDTGVTHKEGTPRHLFVYDVIDGERLGKQEVFCDTSPGIADGIRCDVDGNLWASAGWVGDGYDGVHVFAPDGTRIGQIHLPEICANLCFGGVKRNRLFMMGSQSLYAVYVEAQGVPYF